In Pseudomonas abieticivorans, the genomic window GCGTGCAGCCCCGGTGGCGTGCTGTCAGGGGTAACCAGGGCAAGGTCAACATCGCCACGGTCCATCTGCCCAGACAACGCCTGGTTATCCACGGGCTGCACCGCGACACGAATGTTCGGCGCTTGCTGGCGCAGGGCGCTAAGAAAGGGCACCACGACCGCCCGCAAGGCGTAGTCAGTCGACGCGATGTTCACGGTCATGCTCGCCGAGGCTGGCTCGAAGGCCTGCGGCTGGAGAATAGCCTCGATATCACTGAGCAGTTGCTTGACCGGGCCCGCCAGTTGCTGGGCGCGCAGCGTGGGCACGATGCCCCGTTGGGCACGTACAAACAACGGGTCGCCAAAGCTTTCCCGCAGTCGCGTGAGCATGCCGCTGACGGCCGGCTGGGTCAGTGCCAGCCGCTCGGCCGCACGGGTCACGCTGCGTTCATCGAGCAAAGCGTCTAGGGCTTTCAGCAGATTGAAATCAAGGTGTCTGATATCAGAATTCATGATGCTCTGAATAAAATATGACGATTGGCGTGATTCCAGCGTAGCAGCCATCATTAGCCCGGTCCATCACATACGGAGTACATCACATGCACGAAATCATCTGGCCCGAAGGCTTTCTTCCAGGCTTCACCGAGAACTTCGTTTCCAACGAAGTCATCGTCGCCGGCCTGCAAACCGCTGACATCTGGCCCTTGCTCAGCCAGGCACCGCGGTGGCCGACTTACTACGCCAATTCGGCGAACATCCGTTTCCACGACACCGGCCGCGAACTGGCGAATGGCGTGCGCTTCTACTTCGAGACCTTCGGCTTCCCGGTCGAGGCGCAATGCAATGAGTACGTCCCTCCGGTTGGCGACCAGCCCGGGCGTATCGCCTGGCACGGTTGGGCGGGCGAGGGCGACACCCGTTTGGATGTCCATCACGCCTGGCTGATCGAGAACCTCTCCGGTGGCCGTGTGCGCATCCTGACGCAAGAAACTCAAAAGGGTAAACCCGCCGAAGAGTTGGCCAAGGCCAAGCCGAACCCGATGATCAATGGCCATCAGGATTGGCTCGACGGCCTGGTCGGCGCCGCTGGCAAAACCAAGGTGTAACCATAAAGGGGTCGCGGTGTTACATCAGGAACGCGGCAAAAGCCCGTAGTTATTGATAAGCACCGGCTGCGTACGTCAGCTCGTAGCTGTGGCTATAGATCTCAAGAATGATGCCGAACGGGTCTTCCATGTACACCATGCGAAAAGGCTTCTCGCCCGGAAAGTACTCGCGCACCGGCATACGCTGCTTGCCGCCCGCGGCGACGATCTTCGCGGCCAGGCCTTCGACGTCGGGGTCCTGAACGCAGAAGTGGAACACGCCGGTTTTCCAATATTCGAAGTTGTTTTCGGGTTTGACCGAGTTGGGGAATTCGAAGATCTCCACGCCAATGCGATCGCCCGTCGACAGGTGGGCGATTCGGCAGGAGGCCCTGCCGGCGCCGAACACGTCGGTGCACATGACGCCCACGGCGGTGTCGTCTTCAACGATGGTGGTGGGCGGCATGATCACGTACCAACCCATGACCTCTGTGTAGAACTTGACGGCGGCATCGAGATCAGTGACCGACAGGCCAATGTGGGAAAAGCTGCGGGGGTATACCTGGGACATGATGGTCGACCTCATCAGAATGAACAGGTCTACAATCTACGGCGCCGTCGCTATAATGAAAATAATCTGCCGCTGATGGTTTCGATAAGAGATATTTATGCTAAACCTGCAATGGCTGCGTACCTTCAGCACCTTGGCCGAGCTGGGCAACTTCACCCGTACTGCCGAGCGGCTAGACCTCACGCAGGCGGCGGTAAGTCAGCATGTACAGCGGCTGGAGGCTGAACTGGGGCCACTGCTGATCCGCCGGCCGCGGCAGCTGGAACTGACCCCGGCCGGCGAAGCGCTGCTGTACTACTGCGCCGAGGTTGGCGCTGCCAGCCAGCGTTTGCAGCAACGCTTGTCATCAGCCGATGCCGAACAAGGTGATATCAGCCTGATCAGCCCCGGCAGTATCGGCCTGGCACTGTACCCTCACTTGCTGGAGCTGCAGCGCACCTATCCAGGGCTGCATGTGCGCCACCGCTTCGCACCAGACAGCGAGGTCCTGGATGCCGTCCTCCAGAACCGTTTCGAACTTGGGCTGCTGACCCTCAAGCCTGACGACAAGCGTCTGTCGGTGCAGCAGTTCGCCGAAGAACCGTTGGAGCTTGTGGTGCCCGCTGGCGTCCACGTCGACAGTTGGGCTGATCTTGAACGCTTGGGTTTCGTCGACCATCCCGACGGCCAGGCCATGGCGGCACGGCTATTAAGTCGGCGCTTTCCAGGGGCGCCGGGGGTGCGTAGCTTGCCCAGTGCTGGATTCACCAATCAGATTTCGCTGATATTGGAGCCGGTGTCTCGAGGGTTGGGCTTCTCGGTGATTCCCAGGTACGCCCGCCTTTCATTTGCGCGGCCAGAGTTGATCCAGGTGATCCAGGGCGGCCAGGAAGTCATCGATACCCTGTGGCTGATCCATCGCGCGGAATGGCCATTATCGGCCCGCGCGGCACGCATGCTGGAGTGGCTGAACGGTTATTTTTGATCGACCTGCCTTGTCGTTGTGCGGGTGCGGGAGCTGATCCTGCAAGTTGCGGCTGACGCTGGAGGATGACCGGTTCACCTATGGCAATACGTTGCACCTGGGCGGGATGTGGGGACTGCTAACTTCTCACTGCAAAGTCATCAGACGCTCGACAGCTAGCAGCACGGCAATCACGACCATTGCAGCTCCCGAAACCCGGCTCACGAGAATGGCCGCCGCTGGCCTGGAAGCGAGCACCGCACGGGCACCGAAACCGACCAGTAAATACACGACGCCACAGCTGAAGGCATGCAGCATTCCCAGCACGATGATCTGCGCTGGCACGGGTAGTGCTGCTTGGGGCTGGGTAAATTGCGGGAGTAGGGCGAGGAACAGCAGGACCACCTTCGGGTTGAGTCCGCTGACGCACAGCCCCTTGATCGCCCAACTCGACCAGGTGCCCTCATCGGGGGATTCCCCTTGCACCGGCGCAGAAGGCTTGAGCAGCATGTTGACGCCCAACCATAGCAAATATCCTGCCCCGGCCAACGTAAGCGCGGTGAGCGCGTAAGGAATTCTCACCAATACGCCGCCCACGCCCGCAGCGACAATCAACGTTGCCAGAAGATGACCCGAAAGCATACCCGCTACGGCAGGCACTACCCTTCGCCCTTTGATTCCCGCAGAAATAGCGTAAGCCCAGTCGACGCCCGGCGTGATGACGAATAAAAAAGATACGGCCCAAAACGCCGCCAGAATGTTGAAACTCACAAATTTTTCTCCACCCGTTCACCGAGCCTATGGAGGACGGCTCGGTGTTGAGTGGCAAGAATATTAAAAACTACCGGGCATTTTCTTTTTAAAGCGACACTATACTGGTCTAAAAATAGAAGGTTATTTGAAATGGATCGCATAGACCGCAAGATTCTTGCTGAGCTGCAGAAGGACGGTCGTCAATCGCTTACGGAGCTTGCAGAACGCGTGGGGCTAAGCCTGTCACCCTGCCATCGACGAGTGCGGGCGCTGGAGGATAGCGGCGCCATTCTTGGCTATCGGGCACAGCTGTGTGCATCGCGGCTGGATCTCAATTTTTCGTCCTTGGTGTTTGTGACTTTGCGCGAGGGGCATCAGGAGGCCGTCGCGGATTTTGAAGCCGCTTTGCCGGCCATCCCCTACATCGTTCAAGCGCAGCGGCTGTTTGGTGATCCCGACTACCTGTTAATGGTGGTTACGCAGGATTTACCCGCGTTTCAAAAGCTCTACGACGCGCAGTTGTCGAAGCTGCCCAACGTCCAGCGGTTGACCTCTACTCTGGTGATGAAACAGGTGATTGCTGATCGGCACCTTCCGATATAACGCATGGCTATTCCAGTGCCCACCGCAACCAGTACTGCCCTTACAAATATCCAAGGCCCGATGTTCTTTCACCGAACGCAGTGGAAATCCCTCTAGCTAATGCCCGCGTGGGCGGCGACCCTTTCATTCTGATTGCCACGAGCCCGAGACATACCTGCTATGCACTTGGCGCCATTAGTCCGAGCGCCTCTCTCTTGCATACTGGCTGCAGGCTGTCGCCCAGCGCGACAGCAATCCAGACTCCAAAAACAACAGCGCTATAGCGCGATGGGCTACATGGACGTCGCTCCCAGCGGCCCCGCCAATGGCCGCACCGCGGTGCTGCTGCACGGCAAGAACTTTTGCGGCGCCACCTGGGACGACAGCATCAAGGCCCTGAGCACTGCCGGCTACCGGGTCGTGGCGCCAGATCAGATCGGCTTTCGGTGCCGAAGGCATCCGCAAGTATGATCAGAGCACCTATTACGTCGGGCGCTGGAAGCCTGAATACGATCGTTGGGTAGACATGCTCGCCGGCCTCAACAAGGGCCCGGGCCATGAGCGGGTGGCGTGGAACTCGGCGCTGATCTACGACATGATTTTCACCCAGCCAGTGTTCTACGAACTGCCCAACCTCAAGGTCCAGACGGTGCTGATGATAGGGGATGCTGACACCACGGCCATCGGCAGCGACATCGCCCCGCCCGAGGTCAAGGCGAAGATCGGCCACTGCGATGTGCTGGGCAAGAATACCCGGGGATGTCGGCAGCCGCACGATGCTGGCGTGGTGAAGCTCGCGGCTCAGGAACAGGTCGTAGGCGCTGCCCTTGCTGACCGCCAAGGTCGTGCCTGGCTGGTCGACTTGGTTGTTGGTGGTGATCGGCGAGTCGTTGCGCACTGCATACACCCCCTCGATCAGCACATAGGGCCGCGTGAACTCAATGATCTGCCCGCGCCTGGGGTCGATGGCGAAGAAGCCAACGACGGCCTTGTCTTGCTCGACGTTTTCCACCGAGGCGCCTGCTGAGGTCACGGCTATCAACTGCAGCGGCATGCCCAAGCGTTTGGCCAGTTCGCCCGCCAGGTCGACCGATACGCCGACCGGCTGGTGCGTGTGTGGGTCAAGGGTGGCGAGAATCGGGTTGCCGAGGTTGATCGAGACGCGCAGCGTGCCGGAAGGCGCGAAGGCCGCGACCAGTTCGGCACTGGCCGTGCGCGCGTCTTGGGTGCCGGCGCCTGGTGGCGATGCCGCTTGCGCCAGCGCCGCGCCGCCGCTCAACAGCCAGGCCAGCGCCGAGATCGCCAGGCGCCGTGGGGTAGCTGCCAGGATCGTCTTCATTCAAGCGCCCTCAGGCAGCAAGCTACGCAGCCGCTCGTCGAAGGAGCTACCCAGCAGCGGCTGCAGGGTCGATCCGCGACTTGCCGCTAAACAGCGATGACCTCTCCTAGGGCGGGCTGTACGGCGTGCTGCCTCGGAAGATCATCGGCATCGAAGCCATCGATCGGGTAGAGGTGTTCAAAGGCCCGAGCGCTTTCGTGAATGGCGTGACGCCCGCGGGCAGCGGATTGGGCGGGACGGTCAATCTTCAGCCTAAATATGCCAGCGACACGCCAATCCGCCGCTACACCCAAGACATCAGCAGTGATGGCCGTATCGGTGAGCACCTCGATATAGGCCAGCGCTTCGGTGAAGACTGTGCATTGAATAGCCCGTTTTATCGGTATTTTCGGGTGACATTAGCATCAGGAATCCCAGCCAGCCGGCCCTCAAGGCCTTGGTCGAAAACGAAAAAGCAGCCCTCGCTGGGGGGGCAGACCGACGGGCAATGGCTGAGCTTCGCCCGCTAACGGGCGAACGATCTACGATCCCATCGGTACCTGCCGCATGGGCACGTATGAGCTGGTTGATCCAGGTATTCCAGGGTGACCAGGAAGTCATCGATACCCTGTGGCTGATCCATCGCCTGGAGTGGCCATTATCGGCCCGCGCGGCACGCATGCTGGAGTGGCTGAACGGTTATTTTTGATCGACCTGCCTTGTCGTTGTGCGGGTGCGCAAGCTGATCCTGCAAGTTGCGGGTGAAGTGGCGCATCGTGGCGCAGTGGTCAAACCCTGCGTACTGGAGATATTGTGCCTGCCGGCACCCTGTGCGAGCCTTTCGAAAGCGAACGCACAGCGCTGCGGCGCTCTACTAGCGACTCACAAGCCACGCGCTATCGTATTCCCTTGCCCCCCGACACCACAGGAGCTCCATGCGCTACGACCTGACCAGCCTGGACATCTTCATTGCCGTTGCCGAGGAGCGCAATCTCACGCGCGTAGCGCGCATCAAACACTTGGCGCTGTCCGCCATCAGCAAGCGCATTGCGGAGCTTGAGGCCCAAGCTGGCTCGGCATTGCTGGTACGCAATGCCCGCGGCGTGGACCTCACCCCGGCCGGCCAATCCATGCTGTTCTATGCGCGCCAACTCCAGCAGACCCTCACCGCCCTGGACGATGAACTGGGCGATTACGCATCTGGCGTCAAAGGCCACGTGCGTATCCATGCGATCACCTCGGCACTGTCGCAGTTTCTTCCCACAGACATCGCCCGCTTCGTGCAACTGTACCCGCAGATCAAATTCGATATCGAAGAACGCGTCGGCTCGGCGGTGATCCGAGCGGTTGCCGATGGCCGCGCAGATTTGGGTATCATCGCCGACCAGACCGCCGCCCAAGGTTTGGAAACCGTTCCTTACCGCCACGACGAACTGACGCTGGTGGTACCGCAGGGCCACCCCCTGAGCGGAGAGAAGGCCGTACGGTTTCGCGACGTGCTCGAGCACGAATTCATTGGGCCGCATCTCGAGAGCTCGGTGCACACACTGCTGACCGGCGAGGCCGACAAGCTTGGCAAGTCACTGAAGCTGCGTATCCGCATCAGCAGCTTCGACTGCATGTGCCGAATGGTTTCGACCGGATTGGGGCTGGCGGTATTGCCACGCTCAGTGGTGCAACCGTACCTGCGCAGCCACCGGCTCAAGGCGCTGACCCTGCAAGAAACCTGGGCTCAGCGGACCTTGCTGCTGGCCTTTCGGAAATACGAACTGGCGTCGCCGACGCTCAAGACCTTGATCGACAATCTCAAGGAGAAAGTCGACTGACCCAGCAAGGCGAGCCTTCGCGCTTTGCGAAGGCTACCTTGGTAAACCGGCAATTTTCATCTGCGCTTCGCCATTCTAGTATCCAACCACCAGCGGTAAGCGGGCCCGTTGCGGCCCCTGCCGCGAATACTATAAGAATGAGCGATGCCAGCATGACCGAGATAGCGACCGACCTGCTCGACACCTTGACCCTCCAGGGCGAAGCGTTCGCCTACGTGAACTTGCACAAGATGCTCGACCACGAGCAATTGGTAAAACTGCCTTATTCGATTCGGATCCTCCTCGAGAACGTCGCGCGCTGCTCACCCGAAGCGCTGCCTTCGGTGCTCGCCCGTGCGATCGGTCAGGGACCTGATTGCGAGGTGCCGTTCCAGCCTAACCGCTTGATGTTCCACGACACCACCTGCCTGCCGGCCTTGGCCGATTTCGCCGGCATGCGCGACGTGGTGGCGGAGCTGGGCGGTGATCCCCAGGCCATGAACCCCTTGATTCCGGCCGTGCTGACCATCGACCATTCGGTGATCGTCGAGCGCTATGCCGAGGCGGATGCCGTCGAGCAGAACCTTGATATCGATTTTCGCCGGAACAGCGAACGTTACCGTTTCATCAAGTGGGCGCAGAAGAGTCTCGACAACTTCGGGGTGATCCCGCCGGGCACTGGCATCATCCATCAGATGAACATGGAAGCCTTGGCCCAGGTGGTGTGGGAAACCCCCATGGAAGACGGCCGGCGCATGCTGCACCCGGACGACATGGTCGCCACCGATAGCCATACGCCCATGATCAACGCAATCGGCGTGCTGGGCTGGGGCGTGGGTGGCCTGGAAGGGCAGGCGGCGATGGTGGGTGAGCCGGTGCCGATCAGCTTCCCGAAGGTGGTGGGTATTCGCGTGACCAACATCATGCGCCCCGGGGTGACAGCGACGGACCTGTCTTTGCACGTGGCGCAAATTCTGCGCAAGCGCTCAGTCGTGGGCAAGTTTGTCGAGTTCACCGGTCCGGGCTTGTCGACGTTGAGCTGGGCCGCGCGTGGCACCGTATCGAACATGGCCCCGGAGTACGGTGCCACGGTAGTGTTTTTTCCCTTCGATGACGACACACTGGCCTATTTGAAACTGTCCGGCCGATCAGAAGCCCTGTGCGAGAAAGTTGTCAGCTACATGACCGCGCAACCCTTGTGGCGCAGCGATGACCTTGCCGAACCGCAGTTCGACGAGTTGATCGAACTGGACCTGGCCAGCATAGAGCCCAGCGTTGCCGGTCCGCATCAGCCACACCAGCGTCAGAAGCTGTCGGACGCGGCGGCATCCTTCCATCAGGAAGTCATGGGCGGCGGCAAGCTGATAGCCGGGCCATCGGAGCAGATATTTTTCGAGCCTTCCTTCGGCGAACCGATCACCCATGGTGCAGTAGTGATGTCGGCCATCACCAGCTGTACCAACACAGCGAATCCGGCACAGATGATCCAGGCCGGTCTGCTGGCGCGCAAGGCACGCCAATTGGGGCTCAAGCGCAAGCCGTGGGTCAAGACTTCGCTGTCGCCTGGTTCCCGGGTAGTGGCGGACTATCTGGCTGAGGCCGGACTATTGGAAGACTTTTCCGCGCTCGGCTTTGACCTGGCCGGCTTCGGCTGCATGACCTGCATCGGCAACTCCGGACAGCTCGAAGAGCATGTCGAGGTATTCGCCGATCAGGGGCTCAAGGGTGTCGTAGTGTTGTCCGGCAACCGTAACTTCGAAGGCCGGGTCAATCCCAAAGTACCCGCTGGCTACTTGGCGTCCCCGGCCCTGTGCGTGGCATATGCGATTGCCGGTACGATCGATATCGACCTTGAATCCCAAGCCTTGGGCAAGGATCAGGCCGGCACCCCGGTGTACTTGCGCGACCTGATGCCCAGCGACGCCGATATCGCCGCCCAGGCACTGCGCTCGGTCAAGCCGGAGTTCTTCCAGCAGCGCCTGGCCAAGGTCTGGGAGGGCACCCATCACTGGCAGTCGCTGTCGGCCGAAGGCAGCGTGCAGTTTCCGTGGAGCCCGAATTCCACCTACCTGCGCCGGCCGCAGTACCTTGCCGATATCAGCGCGGAGCCGAAGACCACGCTGGCCATCAACGCTGCGCGCATCCTCATGGTGCTGGGCGACAACGTTACCACCGACCATATCTCCCCGGCTTATTCCATTCCCGCCAACAGCCTCGCGGGCCAATGGCTGCTGGAACGCGGCGAAGACCCGCAGGACCTCAACCAGTACTCCACCCGGCGCAGCAACCATGAAGTGATGCTGCGCGGCGCCTTCACCAACAAGGCTGTGAAAAACCTGTTGTTGGCCGAGCAGCCGGGGTTAGGTGCCTGGGCCTGGAATGCGGACCACAGTGCCTGCCTGCCCTTGTATGAAGCGGCGAAGAGCTATGCCGTGCAGCATACGCCGATGGTGGTCTTCGCTGGCATCAACTACGGCGCTGGTTCCAGCCGTGACTGGGCGGCCAAGGCGCAAGCGCTGCTGGGCGTGAAAGCCGTGGTGGCGCAGAGCATTGAGCGTATTCACCGCAGCAACCTGATCGGCATGGGTGTCATTGCGTTGCAGTTCAAGCACGGCATGAAAACCGCCGACCTGGCGCTGCAGGGGGATGAGGAATTTGACTTCCTGGGCCTCGACGACCTGGTGGTGGGCGACAACGCGATAACCTTGATCATTAAGCGGGCAGGGGGCGGTCAACAAAACGTGGACCTGAACGTGCGTATCGATTCGCTGCAGGAGATTCGCTACCTCATCAATGGCGGCGTGCTGCCCTATGTGATTCGCAAGGTGGTCAAGCGCAGCGCCCGGTAATACCCGGCCAGCTCCGCAGAGGGCAGGCCGTCGCTATCCATACATGCGTTCAACAATAACAAGGAAACGCAAAATGAACCGCGATGACAAGCGCGCAGGCCTCCCTGCGCCTGAGATTGATCACTCGATAGATTCGCCAACCGATGCGAGCCGCCGTCTCTTGCTCCAACAGATGGGCACCGCTGCGGGCGTCGCGCTGCTGGGTTCGCTGCTGCCCACGAACCTGGCTTACGCAGTCGCCCCTTCCAATAAAAAGTCATCTACCAGCGGGAGAACCCCTATGTACGCTTATATCGGCTCACGCACTACCCGCGAGCGAAATGCGCGCGGCGAAGGCATCACGGTCTATAAAGTCGATCAGGAAAAGGGCACGCTGGAACTGGTGCAGGTGGTCAAGGACTTGGTCAATCCGTCTTTCCTGGCCCTCAATAAAGCCGGCGACCGCCTGTACACCGTGCATGGCGACAAAAGCGACGTCAGTGCCTTCAGTGTCGACAAGGCCACTGGCAAGTTGACTTTCATCAACCAGCAAAGTACCGAAGGCAAGAACCCTGTCCACCTGGCACTCGATCCTAGCGAGCGCTTCCTGGTGGTGTCCAACCACATCGGCGGCTCGCTGGCCGTACTCAATGTGGCGCAGGACGGGTCGCTGGGCTCCATCAACCAGTTGCTCAAACTCGAAGGGCCGCTGGGCCCGCACCGGGTCGAGCAACCGTTCTCCAAGCCCCACTTCAATCCGTTCGACCATTCCGGCAACTTCGTGCTGGTGCCGGACAAGGGACTCGACCGGGTATTCAGTTTCCGCTTTGATAACGGCAAATTGTTCCCCGCCGAGCAGCCGTTCGTGACCACGCGTGAAGGCGCGGGCCCGCGGCATATTGCGTTGCATCCCAACGCCGCGTTCGCTTACGTGGTCAACGAGCTGGACTCTACCGTGACGGCCTACCGGTTCGACACGCAGACGGGAGCACTCAAGCCCCAACAGGTATTGCCGTCGCTGCCCGCCACCTACACCGGCAACAGCCGCGCCTCGGAAATCGAGATCGACCGCAGCGGCCGCTTCCTCTACGCCTCCAACCGCGGCTACGACAGTGTGGCAGTCTTCGCCATCGATGAGGGCACCGGCCTGCTAAGTCCGGTTGAATTTGTCGCCACCGAGGGCAAGACCCCGCGGTTCTTCACCTTGACCCCCAACGAGCGCTACCTTTTCGCACTCAACGAGGACAGCGATACCATCATTTCCATGAAGGTCGACCCGAAAAAGGGCGGCTTGAGCAAGACCGGGTTCTCGGTTTCTACCGGCAGCCCGGTGTGCATGATCTTTTCCGTCTGAGCAGCAAAGGATTTACAAAAACTACAGAAGCAGGCACAAGCCTGTTTCCCGTGAGGTTTGCATGAATAACAATAATGCTGTTGACGAAGCCGCCATCGTGCGCAAGATCACCTTGCGTATCATTCCCTTCGTTTTCCTGCTGTACATCGTCTCCTACCTGGACCGCGCGAACATCGGTTATGCCGCGTTGCAGATGAACAAGGAGCTGGCGCTGACCAGTGAGGCCTTCGGGTTTATCTCCGGTATTTTCTTCATCGGCTATTTCCTGTTCGAAGTGCCTAGCAACGTGCTGCTCAACAAGTTCGGCGCACGGGTGTGGATTGCCCGCATCCTGGTGACCTGGGGCATCATCGCGGCCTGCACCGCGTTCGCCCAGACCCCCAACCAGCTCTACGTGCTGCGCTTCTTTCTTGGCGTCGCCGAGGCCGGTTTCTTCCCCGGCATCATCGTCTACCTGACCTACTGGTTCCGCGCCAAGGAACTCGCCACCACCGTCGCG contains:
- a CDS encoding LysE family translocator; the protein is MSFNILAAFWAVSFLFVITPGVDWAYAISAGIKGRRVVPAVAGMLSGHLLATLIVAAGVGGVLVRIPYALTALTLAGAGYLLWLGVNMLLKPSAPVQGESPDEGTWSSWAIKGLCVSGLNPKVVLLFLALLPQFTQPQAALPVPAQIIVLGMLHAFSCGVVYLLVGFGARAVLASRPAAAILVSRVSGAAMVVIAVLLAVERLMTLQ
- a CDS encoding Lrp/AsnC family transcriptional regulator is translated as MDRIDRKILAELQKDGRQSLTELAERVGLSLSPCHRRVRALEDSGAILGYRAQLCASRLDLNFSSLVFVTLREGHQEAVADFEAALPAIPYIVQAQRLFGDPDYLLMVVTQDLPAFQKLYDAQLSKLPNVQRLTSTLVMKQVIADRHLPI
- a CDS encoding LysR family transcriptional regulator → MRYDLTSLDIFIAVAEERNLTRVARIKHLALSAISKRIAELEAQAGSALLVRNARGVDLTPAGQSMLFYARQLQQTLTALDDELGDYASGVKGHVRIHAITSALSQFLPTDIARFVQLYPQIKFDIEERVGSAVIRAVADGRADLGIIADQTAAQGLETVPYRHDELTLVVPQGHPLSGEKAVRFRDVLEHEFIGPHLESSVHTLLTGEADKLGKSLKLRIRISSFDCMCRMVSTGLGLAVLPRSVVQPYLRSHRLKALTLQETWAQRTLLLAFRKYELASPTLKTLIDNLKEKVD
- a CDS encoding SRPBCC domain-containing protein codes for the protein MHEIIWPEGFLPGFTENFVSNEVIVAGLQTADIWPLLSQAPRWPTYYANSANIRFHDTGRELANGVRFYFETFGFPVEAQCNEYVPPVGDQPGRIAWHGWAGEGDTRLDVHHAWLIENLSGGRVRILTQETQKGKPAEELAKAKPNPMINGHQDWLDGLVGAAGKTKV
- a CDS encoding LysR family transcriptional regulator; amino-acid sequence: MNSDIRHLDFNLLKALDALLDERSVTRAAERLALTQPAVSGMLTRLRESFGDPLFVRAQRGIVPTLRAQQLAGPVKQLLSDIEAILQPQAFEPASASMTVNIASTDYALRAVVVPFLSALRQQAPNIRVAVQPVDNQALSGQMDRGDVDLALVTPDSTPPGLHAAPLFDESYICLMRSGHPAAQKRTLSLDRFCELDHVLVSSSGGAFSGVTDEALAELGRSRRVTISVTSFLVLPEILRISDLIAVVPRRLAVNSDDLVLREPPLAIQGFNKSVAWHERTHHDPGQRWVRSLLIDTCKALR
- the acnA gene encoding aconitate hydratase AcnA — its product is MTEIATDLLDTLTLQGEAFAYVNLHKMLDHEQLVKLPYSIRILLENVARCSPEALPSVLARAIGQGPDCEVPFQPNRLMFHDTTCLPALADFAGMRDVVAELGGDPQAMNPLIPAVLTIDHSVIVERYAEADAVEQNLDIDFRRNSERYRFIKWAQKSLDNFGVIPPGTGIIHQMNMEALAQVVWETPMEDGRRMLHPDDMVATDSHTPMINAIGVLGWGVGGLEGQAAMVGEPVPISFPKVVGIRVTNIMRPGVTATDLSLHVAQILRKRSVVGKFVEFTGPGLSTLSWAARGTVSNMAPEYGATVVFFPFDDDTLAYLKLSGRSEALCEKVVSYMTAQPLWRSDDLAEPQFDELIELDLASIEPSVAGPHQPHQRQKLSDAAASFHQEVMGGGKLIAGPSEQIFFEPSFGEPITHGAVVMSAITSCTNTANPAQMIQAGLLARKARQLGLKRKPWVKTSLSPGSRVVADYLAEAGLLEDFSALGFDLAGFGCMTCIGNSGQLEEHVEVFADQGLKGVVVLSGNRNFEGRVNPKVPAGYLASPALCVAYAIAGTIDIDLESQALGKDQAGTPVYLRDLMPSDADIAAQALRSVKPEFFQQRLAKVWEGTHHWQSLSAEGSVQFPWSPNSTYLRRPQYLADISAEPKTTLAINAARILMVLGDNVTTDHISPAYSIPANSLAGQWLLERGEDPQDLNQYSTRRSNHEVMLRGAFTNKAVKNLLLAEQPGLGAWAWNADHSACLPLYEAAKSYAVQHTPMVVFAGINYGAGSSRDWAAKAQALLGVKAVVAQSIERIHRSNLIGMGVIALQFKHGMKTADLALQGDEEFDFLGLDDLVVGDNAITLIIKRAGGGQQNVDLNVRIDSLQEIRYLINGGVLPYVIRKVVKRSAR
- a CDS encoding lactoylglutathione lyase family protein, whose protein sequence is MSQVYPRSFSHIGLSVTDLDAAVKFYTEVMGWYVIMPPTTIVEDDTAVGVMCTDVFGAGRASCRIAHLSTGDRIGVEIFEFPNSVKPENNFEYWKTGVFHFCVQDPDVEGLAAKIVAAGGKQRMPVREYFPGEKPFRMVYMEDPFGIILEIYSHSYELTYAAGAYQ
- a CDS encoding LysR family transcriptional regulator; amino-acid sequence: MLNLQWLRTFSTLAELGNFTRTAERLDLTQAAVSQHVQRLEAELGPLLIRRPRQLELTPAGEALLYYCAEVGAASQRLQQRLSSADAEQGDISLISPGSIGLALYPHLLELQRTYPGLHVRHRFAPDSEVLDAVLQNRFELGLLTLKPDDKRLSVQQFAEEPLELVVPAGVHVDSWADLERLGFVDHPDGQAMAARLLSRRFPGAPGVRSLPSAGFTNQISLILEPVSRGLGFSVIPRYARLSFARPELIQVIQGGQEVIDTLWLIHRAEWPLSARAARMLEWLNGYF
- a CDS encoding lactonase family protein, with product MYAYIGSRTTRERNARGEGITVYKVDQEKGTLELVQVVKDLVNPSFLALNKAGDRLYTVHGDKSDVSAFSVDKATGKLTFINQQSTEGKNPVHLALDPSERFLVVSNHIGGSLAVLNVAQDGSLGSINQLLKLEGPLGPHRVEQPFSKPHFNPFDHSGNFVLVPDKGLDRVFSFRFDNGKLFPAEQPFVTTREGAGPRHIALHPNAAFAYVVNELDSTVTAYRFDTQTGALKPQQVLPSLPATYTGNSRASEIEIDRSGRFLYASNRGYDSVAVFAIDEGTGLLSPVEFVATEGKTPRFFTLTPNERYLFALNEDSDTIISMKVDPKKGGLSKTGFSVSTGSPVCMIFSV